Within Desmodus rotundus isolate HL8 chromosome 6, HLdesRot8A.1, whole genome shotgun sequence, the genomic segment AAAGGGCCCACCCTGGCCCCAGATGCCCCTCTCTTCTCTGTGCCACCCCTACCCTGTGGGACGGACGTCCCTCTCAACGCTGCAGGTGCCGCTGGCTCTCACCCCCAGGCCTTGGCGCACACAGGGCTCTCCGGCCTggcaccccctcctcccctgttGACTCCACACCCTTCACCCCCCAGGGTCTCAACTGAAATGGCACCACGCACACAGAGAGCTGGACTCTGAGCCCAGGGGACAGGGCCCCTGAGGCCTCCCCAGTACCCTAGGGGTGTGTGCCCCTGAAGGGGCCAGGAACCCTCACCTCGGCCTGAGAGAACTTGTCTGCCTGCGTGAGGAGGAGCTGCTTGAacctggggagtggggagcaatggagagaggctgggggtggcTGTGCGGGGGCAGGGATGAAGACTCACGTGGCCCAGGGGGCCATGGCCCATCCCCTGCAGTGGTCCCCCCTCCGCCTGGCTAGCTTGTACTCACTCGTCCTTGTTCACCACGCCCTTGCCACTGGGGTCGAACATTCGGAAGGCACTGAGGATAGCTTCCTCGGGGTCAGTGCCTGGGATGCCAAGGGAGCAGGTGAGCACCCATGCCCCCAGCCTCCAAGGCACCCCCAGGAGGCACCCCGGGTGCAGCGGGAGCCCTCTACATCCCAGAAGAGGTGGGAAAGGGTTTCCCAATGCAAAGCACCCCTCGGGGCTCAGCTGGACCACAACCGCCGTCTGGAGGTGCGAGGCTGTGGGTTCGGGGTGTGGAAGCAGAGGCTGAAGGCACGTTTCCCAGCACTGATCTGGGACTTGGTGTGACTAGTGCCCACGGGATGGGAAGGTCAGCCCCACATCCTCTCAGTGGCCAAGAGACAGGTGGGGTCCAGTCAGGGTCTGGGTGGCGTTCTGGTGGGTCCAGGTGGGGCTCAAGCTGGCTGCCCCACCAGGGGGTCCAGGCCTGCCCCAGGCTCACCGTTGAGCTTCTCTCCGAAGAGCGTGAGGAAGACGGTGAAGTTGATGGGGCCCTTGCCCTCCTGCAGCATGGCGTCTAGCTCCTCTTCCGGGACACTCACCTTCCCTGGGGGCGTGTGAGTGTGAGGTGGACATGGGGACCCGGGGTGTCCCCAGCAAGGCCGAGGCTGCCTCCGCTCCTTCCCAACCAGGGGCGGAGAGGCAGAGGCAgttgtgtgggggggggggggtgggggaagggtgaagCGTGGGACTTGAGACAGCCAGCAGGGTGACAGAggtgtggggagtggagggagggaggaggcctgTCCCCTCTCAGCAGGTCCCCTGGGTGAgcgggtggggctgggtgggaggtgtGTGCTCACCCAGCTGGGAGTAGGTCTCCCGAAGGTCTGACTTGCAGATGATGCCATCACGATTCTGGTCGATGCAGCTGAAGGCCTGTGGGTGGATGCCACAGTCCTGGGTgggagcagcccccaccccagcgagGGGGTAGATGAGAGAGTGTTGGGTGATGGGAGAAGCAGGGACAGGGGCC encodes:
- the MYL7 gene encoding myosin regulatory light chain 2, atrial isoform isoform X1 is translated as MASRKAGTRGKAAATKQAQRGSSNVFSMFEQAQIQEFKEAFSCIDQNRDGIICKSDLRETYSQLGKVSVPEEELDAMLQEGKGPINFTVFLTLFGEKLNGTDPEEAILSAFRMFDPSGKGVVNKDEFKQLLLTQADKFSQAEVEQMFALTPVDLAGDIDYKSLCYVITHGDEKEE
- the MYL7 gene encoding myosin regulatory light chain 2, atrial isoform isoform X2; this encodes MASRKAGTRGKAAATKQAQRGSSNVFSMFEQAQIQEFKEAFSCIDQNRDGIICKSDLRETYSQLGKVSVPEEELDAMLQEGKGPINFTVFLTLFGEKLNGTDPEEAILSAFRMFDPSGKGVVNKDEQTSSLRPRWSRCSP